One Mycobacteroides abscessus ATCC 19977 genomic window carries:
- a CDS encoding DUF3566 domain-containing protein, whose translation MSSPNDPGESGANERPVDQADLPPWQRAERRRGSHAAATGPQRIPDREPRPGGAPTEIIPIVDDASAPPTAPTSAPRPSGRPSAGLDARLSRFISGTAAPAGFTTPPARAEADPEPEPYDEVPERPERSERADRPEPPRAGTPWGESGAQEPVRASKSALKNEDLPDLSGPVPRPPRRSDAAQGGSAVTVGPSRRGPLRAAMQIRRIDPWATLKVSLVLSVVFFFVWMIAVAMLYLVLGAMGVWSKLNENVGELITNSGGGELVSSGTIFGTALLIGLVNIVLMTAAATIGAFIYNLTTDLVGGIEITLADRD comes from the coding sequence GTGAGTTCACCGAACGATCCGGGGGAGTCTGGCGCAAACGAACGCCCCGTGGACCAGGCGGACTTGCCTCCCTGGCAGCGGGCGGAGCGGCGGCGTGGTTCACACGCCGCCGCTACCGGCCCGCAGCGGATTCCCGACCGCGAGCCGCGCCCCGGTGGCGCACCGACCGAGATCATCCCGATTGTGGACGACGCTTCGGCCCCTCCTACGGCGCCGACATCGGCCCCGCGCCCCAGTGGCCGTCCGTCCGCAGGACTGGATGCCCGGCTCAGCAGATTCATCTCCGGAACGGCCGCACCGGCCGGATTCACCACCCCGCCTGCGCGGGCTGAGGCGGATCCGGAGCCCGAACCGTACGACGAGGTGCCGGAGCGCCCCGAAAGATCCGAGAGGGCCGATCGGCCCGAGCCGCCCCGCGCGGGCACTCCGTGGGGCGAGTCCGGCGCGCAAGAGCCGGTGCGCGCCTCCAAGAGCGCTCTCAAGAACGAAGACCTGCCGGATCTGTCCGGGCCGGTCCCCCGTCCGCCCCGCAGAAGTGATGCGGCACAAGGCGGTTCGGCAGTTACCGTGGGCCCGTCGCGGCGGGGTCCGCTGCGTGCGGCCATGCAGATCCGGCGCATCGATCCGTGGGCGACGCTCAAGGTGTCGCTGGTGCTGTCGGTGGTGTTCTTCTTCGTCTGGATGATCGCCGTCGCCATGCTGTATCTGGTGCTCGGCGCGATGGGTGTGTGGTCGAAGCTCAACGAGAACGTGGGTGAGCTCATCACCAACAGCGGCGGCGGTGAGCTGGTGTCCAGCGGCACCATCTTCGGTACCGCGCTGCTGATCGGTTTGGTGAATATCGTCCTGATGACCGCGGCCGCGACCATTGGTGCGTTCATCTACAACTTGACCACCGATCTTGTCGGAGGCATCGAGATCACATTGGCCGATCGTGACTAA
- a CDS encoding rhomboid family intramembrane serine protease, which translates to MGQQCVECVQQGAKSVRQVKPLQQVRAWITWALIAVNVLVYTATVSDGVGGDVTGSQLFRELVLYLPWVAQGELWRTVTTGFLHLGLMHIAVNMLSLAMIGPGLERAFGGQRYAAIYGTALLGSSAAAMWLSPNAVVAGASGAIYGLLGAALVLSLRERLNPQTIIIVLLLNIGLSISLPGISLAGHMGGLLFGVLSAGALLYYREVCRGIGMPDLARKASTPWVLAAVVAALSVALIMAKVLAYAG; encoded by the coding sequence GTGGGGCAGCAGTGTGTCGAATGCGTCCAGCAGGGCGCCAAGTCGGTGCGCCAGGTCAAGCCGCTGCAGCAGGTGCGAGCCTGGATCACCTGGGCGCTGATTGCCGTCAACGTCCTGGTGTACACGGCGACGGTGTCCGATGGCGTGGGCGGCGATGTCACGGGCAGCCAGCTATTCCGGGAGCTGGTGTTGTACCTGCCCTGGGTGGCCCAGGGTGAACTGTGGCGGACCGTCACGACGGGCTTCTTGCATCTGGGTCTGATGCATATCGCCGTCAACATGCTGTCGCTGGCCATGATCGGACCGGGCCTTGAGCGGGCGTTCGGCGGCCAGCGGTATGCGGCGATCTATGGCACCGCATTGCTCGGCAGTAGCGCCGCGGCCATGTGGCTCAGCCCAAACGCCGTGGTAGCAGGAGCATCGGGCGCCATCTATGGCCTGCTGGGTGCGGCGCTCGTGTTGTCTCTGCGCGAGCGGCTGAACCCGCAGACCATCATCATCGTGCTGCTGCTCAACATCGGCCTGAGCATCTCGCTGCCGGGCATCTCGCTGGCCGGGCACATGGGTGGGCTGCTGTTCGGCGTGCTCAGCGCGGGCGCGCTGCTGTACTACCGCGAGGTGTGCCGGGGCATAGGCATGCCCGACCTCGCGCGCAAGGCGTCGACACCGTGGGTGCTGGCGGCCGTGGTGGCCGCGCTCTCGGTCGCCCTGATCATGGCGAAGGTGCTGGCCTACGCGGGTTGA
- the cwsA gene encoding cell wall synthesis protein CwsA, producing the protein MSLLTKSEEPAVKLTSGQRLARGLKEAALAPIDVSRGTAGLSFGLAKSATSAAGRLLRRGKAVSSEVQDAVADVVDTLPEVVSGARKRKLPRALTGLAVVGLLGAGAVAFSVLRRSGQPEPSPLAPSVDPQPQP; encoded by the coding sequence ATGAGCCTGCTGACCAAGTCCGAAGAACCCGCCGTCAAGCTGACCTCCGGTCAGCGTCTGGCCCGGGGGCTCAAGGAAGCGGCCCTGGCACCGATCGACGTGTCACGCGGTACCGCCGGGCTCAGCTTCGGCCTGGCCAAATCGGCGACCAGCGCCGCGGGCCGGCTGCTCCGTCGGGGCAAGGCCGTCTCATCAGAGGTGCAGGACGCCGTCGCCGACGTTGTCGACACCCTCCCTGAGGTGGTCAGCGGCGCCCGCAAGCGCAAGCTGCCCCGCGCACTGACCGGCCTTGCCGTCGTAGGGCTGCTGGGCGCTGGCGCTGTGGCGTTCAGCGTGCTGCGGCGCTCTGGGCAACCCGAGCCGTCACCGCTGGCACCGAGCGTGGATCCGCAACCGCAACCGTAA
- a CDS encoding class I SAM-dependent methyltransferase: MTRTDGDQWDIVSSVGFTALMVSSFRALETTRTEPLIRDEYARAFVEASGEPRLTEALAAGTPESEWDTATVYLVNHLAVRTKYFDEFFAAATGSGIQQVVILAAGLDSRVYRLPWPDGTVVYELDQPKVLEFKDHVLREEHAVPLAERREVAVDLRDDWIAALRTAGFDATKPTAWLAEGLLAYLPGAAQDALFENITAHSAPGSFLATEWRRRQATAGQWQDAVNKLKPEFIKDISIGSLIYDDERQDPIEWLREHGWQVDTANRLEQAAAYGRPAPSEHSDVTSLWSDAYFITATR; this comes from the coding sequence ATGACACGGACCGACGGCGATCAATGGGACATTGTCAGCAGCGTCGGTTTCACGGCCCTGATGGTGTCCTCGTTCCGGGCGCTTGAGACCACCCGGACCGAACCGCTGATCCGCGACGAGTACGCCCGTGCCTTCGTTGAGGCCTCCGGCGAACCTCGTCTCACCGAGGCGCTGGCCGCGGGCACGCCCGAGTCCGAGTGGGACACCGCCACCGTCTACCTGGTCAACCATCTCGCCGTGCGTACCAAGTATTTCGACGAATTCTTCGCGGCTGCAACAGGTTCCGGCATCCAACAGGTAGTGATCCTGGCCGCCGGCCTGGATTCCCGGGTCTACCGGCTGCCCTGGCCCGACGGCACCGTCGTGTACGAGCTCGATCAGCCGAAAGTCCTCGAATTCAAGGATCACGTGCTGCGCGAAGAGCACGCGGTACCGCTGGCCGAGCGGCGCGAGGTCGCCGTGGACCTTCGGGATGACTGGATCGCGGCCCTGCGGACGGCGGGCTTCGACGCCACTAAACCCACTGCCTGGCTCGCCGAGGGTCTGCTGGCATATCTGCCCGGGGCCGCCCAGGACGCGCTGTTCGAGAACATCACCGCGCACTCCGCACCCGGCAGCTTCCTTGCCACCGAATGGCGCAGGCGGCAAGCGACCGCTGGTCAATGGCAGGACGCCGTGAACAAACTCAAGCCGGAATTCATCAAGGACATCAGCATCGGCTCCCTCATCTACGACGATGAGCGCCAGGACCCCATCGAGTGGCTGCGCGAGCATGGCTGGCAGGTCGACACCGCCAACCGGCTTGAGCAGGCCGCCGCCTATGGCAGGCCTGCCCCCAGTGAGCACAGCGACGTCACCTCGCTGTGGTCCGACGCCTACTTCATCACCGCTACCCGATAA
- a CDS encoding PH domain-containing protein — MDNSTPPPVEWGPKPAGILAVALLGIALGVASALFVTDAPGRLLAALAALGLLIFAAVSWRCRPKLRLADDGLQMQGLTRHTLLPRTAVDSVKVTEFRRLGRRTRLLEIESGDRLIVLNRWDLGTDPRDVHEALRAARYPA, encoded by the coding sequence GTGGATAACTCGACGCCGCCTCCCGTTGAATGGGGCCCGAAACCTGCCGGCATCCTCGCCGTGGCGCTCCTCGGCATCGCCCTCGGTGTTGCCTCGGCGTTGTTTGTGACCGATGCACCGGGACGTCTGCTGGCCGCGCTGGCGGCTCTTGGTCTGCTGATCTTCGCGGCGGTGTCCTGGCGCTGCCGCCCGAAACTGCGTCTCGCCGACGACGGCCTGCAGATGCAGGGCTTGACCCGCCACACGTTGCTGCCGCGCACTGCCGTCGATTCGGTAAAAGTCACCGAGTTCCGCCGTCTGGGACGGCGCACCCGGCTGTTGGAGATCGAATCGGGGGACAGGCTGATCGTGCTGAACCGGTGGGATCTGGGTACCGATCCTCGCGACGTGCACGAAGCACTGCGCGCAGCGCGCTATCCGGCGTGA
- the gyrA gene encoding DNA gyrase subunit A: MTDTTLPPGGDDAVDRIEPVDIQQEMQRSYIDYAMSVIVGRALPEVRDGLKPVHRRVLYAMYDSGFRPDRSHAKSARSVAETMGNYHPHGDASIYDTLVRMAQPWSLRYPLVDGQGNFGSPGNDPAAAMRYTEARLTPLAMEMLREIDEETVDFIPNYDGRVMEPTVLPSRFPNLLANGSGGIAVGMATNMPPHNLRELAEAVYWALDNHEADEETTLKAVCEKITGPDFPTSGLIVGTQGIHDAYTTGRGSIRMRGVAEIEEDSKGRTSLVITELPYQVNHDNFITSIAEQVRDGKIAGISNIEDQSSDRVGLRIVVVLKRDAVAKVVLNNLYKHTQLQTSFGANMLSIVDGVPRTLRLDQLIRLYVNHQLDVIIRRTRYRLRKANERAHILRGLVKALDALDEVIALIRASQTVDIARTGLIELLDVDEIQAQAILDMQLRRLAALERQKIIDDLAKIEAEIADLEDILAKPERQRAIVKDELAEITEKYGDDRRTRIISADGDVADEDLIAREDVVVTITETGYAKRTKTDLYRSQKRGGKGVQGAGLKQDDIVKHFFVCSTHDWILFFTTKGRVYRAKAYDLPEAARTARGQHVANLLAFQPEERIAQVIQIKSYEDAPYLVLATKNGLVKKSKLTEFDSNRSGGLVAVNLRDGDELVGAVLCSAEDDLLLVSAHGQSIRFSATDEALRPMGRATSGVQGMRFNGEDDLLSLNVVREGTYLLVATSGGYSKRTAIEEYPVQGRGGKGVLTVQYDPRRGSLVGALVVDEESELYAITSGGGVIRTIAKQVRKAGRQTKGVRLMNLGEGDTLLAIAHNADEGDADPDEDAAGTTAGE, translated from the coding sequence ATGACTGACACAACGCTGCCCCCCGGCGGTGATGACGCCGTCGACCGCATCGAACCGGTAGACATCCAGCAGGAGATGCAGCGCAGCTACATCGATTACGCCATGAGTGTGATCGTGGGCCGCGCCCTCCCCGAGGTCCGCGATGGCCTCAAGCCAGTGCACCGCCGCGTCCTGTACGCGATGTATGACTCCGGCTTCCGCCCCGACCGCAGCCATGCCAAGTCGGCGCGCTCGGTTGCCGAGACCATGGGTAACTATCACCCCCACGGTGACGCGTCCATCTACGACACCCTCGTGCGTATGGCCCAGCCTTGGTCGCTGCGCTACCCGCTGGTGGACGGACAGGGCAACTTCGGCTCACCGGGTAACGACCCGGCGGCCGCCATGCGTTACACCGAGGCTCGGCTCACGCCGCTGGCCATGGAGATGTTGCGTGAAATCGATGAGGAAACAGTCGATTTCATTCCGAACTACGACGGCCGCGTCATGGAGCCGACGGTGTTGCCGAGCCGGTTTCCGAACCTGCTGGCCAACGGTTCGGGCGGTATCGCCGTCGGTATGGCCACCAACATGCCGCCGCACAACCTGCGTGAGTTGGCCGAAGCCGTCTACTGGGCGTTGGACAACCACGAGGCGGACGAGGAGACCACTCTCAAGGCGGTCTGCGAAAAGATCACCGGTCCCGACTTCCCGACGTCGGGATTGATCGTTGGGACGCAGGGTATTCACGACGCCTACACCACGGGCCGTGGCTCCATCCGGATGCGGGGTGTGGCCGAGATCGAGGAAGACTCCAAGGGCAGAACGTCTTTGGTGATCACCGAGCTGCCGTACCAGGTCAACCACGACAACTTCATCACCTCCATCGCCGAGCAGGTGCGCGACGGCAAGATTGCGGGCATCTCCAACATCGAGGACCAGAGCTCCGATCGTGTCGGCCTGCGAATCGTGGTGGTACTCAAGCGCGATGCCGTGGCCAAGGTGGTGCTGAACAACCTCTACAAGCACACCCAGCTGCAGACCAGCTTTGGTGCGAACATGCTGTCGATCGTCGACGGCGTGCCGCGCACGCTGCGTCTGGACCAGTTGATCCGGCTCTACGTCAATCACCAGTTGGACGTCATCATTCGGCGCACCCGGTACCGGTTGCGCAAGGCGAACGAGCGCGCGCACATCTTGCGCGGTTTGGTCAAAGCCCTTGACGCCCTTGATGAAGTGATCGCGTTGATTCGGGCGTCGCAGACGGTGGACATCGCCCGCACGGGCCTGATCGAGTTGCTGGACGTCGATGAGATCCAGGCCCAGGCCATCCTCGACATGCAGCTGCGTCGCCTGGCGGCCCTGGAGCGGCAGAAGATCATCGACGACCTCGCCAAGATCGAGGCCGAGATCGCCGACCTCGAGGACATCCTGGCCAAGCCGGAACGTCAGCGCGCCATCGTCAAGGACGAACTCGCCGAGATCACCGAGAAGTACGGCGACGACCGCCGGACCCGCATCATCTCGGCGGACGGGGACGTCGCCGACGAGGACCTCATCGCGCGTGAGGACGTCGTCGTCACCATCACCGAAACCGGGTACGCCAAGCGCACCAAGACCGACCTGTACCGCAGCCAGAAGCGCGGTGGCAAGGGCGTGCAGGGTGCCGGCCTGAAGCAGGATGACATCGTCAAGCACTTCTTTGTGTGCTCGACGCATGACTGGATCCTGTTCTTCACCACCAAGGGCCGCGTCTATCGCGCCAAGGCGTATGACTTGCCCGAGGCTGCCCGCACCGCGCGCGGCCAGCACGTCGCCAATCTGCTGGCCTTCCAGCCGGAAGAGCGCATCGCGCAGGTCATCCAGATCAAGAGCTACGAGGACGCGCCATACCTGGTGCTCGCCACCAAGAACGGCTTGGTCAAGAAGTCCAAACTCACCGAGTTCGACTCCAACCGCAGCGGTGGCCTGGTGGCCGTCAACCTGCGTGACGGCGACGAGTTGGTGGGTGCGGTGCTGTGCTCGGCCGAGGACGATCTGCTGCTGGTCTCGGCCCATGGGCAGTCCATCCGATTCAGTGCCACCGACGAGGCGTTGCGGCCGATGGGCCGCGCCACTTCCGGTGTGCAGGGCATGCGCTTCAACGGCGAGGACGACTTGTTGTCGCTCAACGTCGTCCGTGAGGGCACCTACCTGCTGGTGGCCACTTCGGGCGGTTACTCCAAGCGCACCGCCATCGAGGAGTACCCAGTACAGGGACGTGGCGGTAAGGGTGTGCTGACGGTTCAGTACGACCCGCGCCGTGGCTCCCTGGTGGGTGCGCTCGTCGTGGACGAGGAATCCGAGCTGTACGCCATCACCTCCGGCGGAGGCGTCATCCGCACCATCGCGAAGCAGGTCCGCAAGGCCGGCCGCCAAACCAAGGGCGTGCGGCTGATGAACCTCGGCGAGGGCGACACCCTTTTGGCGATCGCGCATAATGCCGATGAGGGAGATGCTGACCCCGATGAGGATGCAGCCGGCACGACCGCAGGCGAGTAA
- a CDS encoding YdeI/OmpD-associated family protein: protein MAADRPTIYFASQRDWEAWLEQNHEDSPGVWIKMAKKASGIASLNHKEALEEALCFGWIDGQARSLDEQYTLRMFTPRRPRSTWSKINVGHIERLATEGRIRPAGQREVDAAKADGRWDAAYSSQATIEVPGDFARALESEPGALAFFDSLNKTARWPFLFRLTTIKKPETRARRIAQYVELLAEGKTLH from the coding sequence ATGGCCGCCGATCGCCCCACCATCTACTTTGCCTCCCAACGGGACTGGGAAGCATGGCTGGAACAGAACCACGAGGACTCCCCCGGCGTCTGGATCAAGATGGCCAAGAAGGCCAGCGGCATTGCCAGCCTCAACCACAAGGAAGCCTTGGAAGAAGCGTTGTGCTTCGGGTGGATCGATGGCCAGGCCAGGTCACTCGACGAGCAGTACACCTTGCGCATGTTCACTCCGCGGCGTCCCCGCAGCACCTGGTCGAAGATCAACGTCGGCCACATCGAGCGACTCGCCACAGAGGGCCGCATCAGACCCGCAGGTCAACGCGAAGTCGACGCCGCCAAGGCCGATGGTCGTTGGGACGCCGCCTATAGTTCACAAGCCACCATCGAGGTGCCCGGGGACTTCGCGCGCGCCCTCGAATCCGAGCCCGGAGCCTTGGCGTTCTTCGACTCCCTGAACAAGACGGCGCGGTGGCCGTTCCTGTTTCGGCTCACCACCATCAAGAAGCCGGAGACCCGCGCCCGGCGTATCGCGCAGTATGTCGAGTTACTGGCCGAGGGAAAGACGTTGCACTGA
- a CDS encoding MFS transporter — protein sequence MKNSAQGPASGSARTLPRSVVALLAIATATSVAVAYYSQPLLDAIGTDLGIPATVAPLIVTLTQLGFAASLFLILPLGDMLNRRRLIVGLSVLSALVLGLTALAPTGTWVLWLSPLVGAMAVVAQLLVALTATLAPAEQRGRVVGTVMSGLLIGILLARTAAGLIADLAGWRAVYVTAATSMLAVAAALARRLPSEESAGTTRNYIRLLGSVLDLVYQQKVLRTRMLFGAIAFAQFSVLWTALTSLLSGEPYGYSEGVIGLFGVIGAAGALGARFAGKLADSGRSATTTLGAAITMLVSWPALLFGGDDLIALVLGILLLDFGVQAMHVTNQSQIYALPGDARSRITSAYMTAYFAGGALGSAAVSVAGSRWGWTGVCTVGAGFALLQLLTAALRPRESSQAIGALSVCSQDKNLWSLGESNS from the coding sequence GTGAAGAATTCAGCACAGGGGCCCGCGAGCGGTTCGGCACGTACGCTGCCTCGGTCCGTCGTCGCTCTGCTCGCCATCGCAACCGCGACTTCCGTCGCCGTCGCCTATTACAGCCAGCCCTTGCTCGATGCGATCGGGACCGATCTCGGTATCCCAGCCACAGTCGCTCCGCTGATTGTGACACTCACGCAACTCGGGTTCGCGGCGAGCCTGTTCCTCATTCTCCCGCTCGGCGACATGCTCAATCGTCGGCGGCTCATCGTCGGTCTGAGCGTCCTCTCCGCTCTTGTGCTCGGACTCACCGCACTCGCGCCAACCGGCACCTGGGTTCTGTGGCTTTCGCCGCTTGTCGGCGCGATGGCCGTGGTCGCCCAGCTACTTGTCGCACTTACTGCCACACTCGCGCCCGCCGAGCAACGAGGCAGGGTCGTCGGAACCGTGATGAGTGGTCTCCTCATCGGAATCCTGCTCGCACGAACAGCAGCCGGACTCATTGCCGACCTTGCGGGCTGGCGCGCCGTCTATGTCACGGCCGCGACGAGCATGCTAGCCGTTGCCGCCGCGCTTGCCCGACGACTGCCATCGGAGGAATCCGCCGGTACCACCAGGAACTACATTCGTCTGCTGGGCTCCGTGCTGGACCTCGTCTACCAACAGAAAGTACTGCGGACGCGCATGCTCTTCGGCGCGATCGCCTTCGCACAATTCAGCGTCTTGTGGACGGCACTCACAAGCCTGCTCTCTGGGGAGCCTTACGGCTATTCCGAAGGCGTGATCGGGTTGTTCGGCGTCATCGGCGCAGCCGGCGCACTGGGTGCACGATTCGCCGGGAAGCTCGCGGACAGCGGGCGGTCAGCGACGACCACACTGGGCGCCGCGATCACGATGCTCGTCTCGTGGCCCGCACTCCTCTTCGGAGGAGACGACCTCATCGCACTTGTGCTGGGGATCCTCCTACTCGACTTCGGTGTCCAGGCGATGCACGTCACGAACCAGAGTCAGATATACGCACTCCCCGGCGACGCGCGTTCACGCATCACCTCGGCGTACATGACCGCATACTTCGCAGGCGGGGCGCTCGGCTCCGCTGCGGTCTCGGTCGCTGGCAGTAGATGGGGATGGACGGGGGTTTGCACTGTCGGAGCGGGGTTCGCGCTCCTCCAACTCCTGACTGCGGCACTACGGCCACGCGAATCAAGCCAAGCAATAGGAGCACTGAGCGTCTGCTCGCAGGACAAGAATTTGTGGAGCCTAGGAGAATCGAACTCCTGA
- a CDS encoding LysR family transcriptional regulator: MEIELRWLRYVVAVADHGGMQRAADALHMTQPPLSRQIRELERRLGTSLFTRRPVSLTAAGAVFVEHAREVLSSVDNLVTATRSTATGEAGELAVGYILSGAYDTIPRLREASTAAYPGLRLDSRELWPAQLDAGLLDGELDLVIAHTMPVRPEFRRERLRTDPLVAVTRPKNPAASGAGPVRLGEAFDGQTFVFYDPKYAPEHYAVLTKALDAGGGSHAVRLDMTPGLRNIVLPDDYSFTLIPESMKPFLPRTVREVPLDTSALPALEVELVWHRERESPGLLRFLAIAREVSAGRDWLTASYT; the protein is encoded by the coding sequence ATGGAGATCGAGTTGCGTTGGCTGCGTTACGTGGTGGCAGTAGCAGATCACGGTGGCATGCAGCGGGCTGCGGACGCGCTCCACATGACTCAGCCTCCGCTTAGTCGACAGATCCGTGAACTCGAGCGGCGACTAGGGACATCGCTGTTCACCCGCCGCCCGGTCTCCCTCACCGCGGCGGGTGCCGTATTCGTCGAACACGCGCGGGAGGTTCTCTCGTCTGTCGACAACCTTGTCACGGCGACGCGCAGTACCGCGACGGGAGAGGCGGGCGAACTCGCGGTCGGGTACATCCTGTCCGGGGCCTACGATACGATTCCGCGCCTGCGCGAAGCATCAACAGCCGCATACCCCGGGCTGCGGCTCGACTCCAGGGAACTCTGGCCCGCCCAGCTCGACGCAGGATTACTCGACGGTGAGCTGGACCTCGTGATCGCGCACACCATGCCTGTCCGACCGGAATTTCGTCGTGAACGACTACGCACTGACCCCTTGGTTGCCGTCACCCGACCCAAGAATCCCGCGGCGTCGGGAGCTGGCCCAGTGCGACTCGGCGAAGCCTTCGACGGGCAGACATTCGTGTTCTACGACCCAAAGTACGCACCCGAGCACTACGCCGTCCTCACCAAGGCGCTCGATGCGGGCGGCGGATCCCATGCTGTCCGCCTCGACATGACACCAGGCTTACGTAACATCGTCCTCCCCGACGACTACAGCTTTACGCTGATCCCCGAGTCCATGAAACCCTTTCTGCCCCGCACTGTCCGCGAGGTTCCGCTAGACACCAGCGCGCTTCCCGCTCTAGAGGTCGAACTCGTGTGGCATCGAGAACGCGAATCACCGGGCCTGCTGCGATTCCTTGCTATTGCTCGAGAGGTGAGTGCCGGGCGCGACTGGTTGACCGCTTCATATACCTGA
- a CDS encoding peptidylprolyl isomerase: MTSPTSPIQTATATLHTNRGDVVIALFGNHAPKTVANFVGLADGSKEYSTKNAKGEAAGPFYDGAIFHRVIDGFMIQGGDPTGTGRGGPGYQFADEFHPELQFDKPYLLAMANAGPGTNGSQFFITVGKTPHLNRRHTIFGEVVDPASQQVVDSIASTAVDRGDRPTEDVVINSITIS; encoded by the coding sequence GTGACTTCACCTACTTCACCGATCCAGACAGCCACCGCAACCCTGCACACCAACCGCGGCGACGTCGTCATCGCGCTCTTCGGTAACCACGCCCCGAAGACCGTCGCCAACTTCGTCGGCCTGGCCGACGGCAGCAAGGAGTACTCCACCAAGAACGCCAAGGGCGAGGCCGCTGGCCCGTTCTACGACGGCGCCATCTTCCACCGGGTCATCGACGGATTCATGATCCAGGGCGGTGACCCCACCGGCACCGGACGCGGCGGCCCGGGATATCAGTTCGCCGACGAGTTCCACCCCGAGCTGCAGTTCGACAAGCCCTACCTGCTGGCCATGGCCAACGCCGGACCGGGCACCAACGGCTCGCAGTTCTTCATCACCGTGGGCAAGACCCCGCACCTGAACCGCCGCCACACCATCTTCGGCGAAGTGGTGGACCCCGCCTCACAGCAGGTCGTCGACTCCATCGCCTCCACCGCCGTCGATCGCGGCGACCGTCCCACCGAGGATGTCGTGATCAACTCGATCACCATCAGCTAG
- the crgA gene encoding cell division protein CrgA yields MPKSKVRKKSAFNATTVSRTPVKVKAGPSSVWFVAFFLTLMLIGLAWLMVFQLAAQHITWMLDLGPWNYAIAFAFMITGLLLTMRWR; encoded by the coding sequence ATGCCCAAGTCCAAGGTCCGTAAGAAGTCAGCGTTCAACGCGACCACCGTTAGCCGTACCCCCGTCAAGGTGAAGGCCGGTCCGTCGAGCGTCTGGTTCGTCGCGTTCTTCCTCACCCTCATGCTCATCGGTCTGGCCTGGCTCATGGTGTTCCAGCTCGCGGCACAGCACATCACGTGGATGCTCGACCTGGGGCCGTGGAACTACGCCATCGCGTTTGCCTTCATGATCACCGGGCTGCTGCTGACCATGCGGTGGCGCTGA
- a CDS encoding SAM-dependent methyltransferase codes for MRRNGAARTEWELPIMTTLTSDFTDESTGERLRRWADEWRRMAAVAVSSADGPKTGMVYDIVGPQNLFGEESLFINFGYWRDHPTTLDEASRDLARLVASSAGFTASDVVVDCGCGYGDQDILWANEFKVKKITGVNIAEEQIAISTERVAEAGLSDTISYVKASATDLPFENESCTKVVALESAFHFPSRIDFFREALRVLKPGGRMVTADIVPRRTALTAFARSQVARRGWQGAPANAVPWAVDVQGYRDLLLDMGFARSETWSIANDVYPPLSKFLGKRLRQPDMKHVNPLLRAQFNSVGMRLFSLHSDYIVAVAHKA; via the coding sequence GTGCGCCGCAACGGGGCGGCCAGAACCGAATGGGAGCTGCCGATCATGACCACTCTGACGTCCGATTTCACCGATGAGTCAACTGGCGAGCGCCTGCGGCGCTGGGCCGACGAGTGGCGGCGCATGGCGGCCGTCGCGGTATCCAGCGCCGACGGTCCCAAGACCGGGATGGTGTACGACATCGTCGGGCCCCAGAACCTGTTCGGCGAGGAATCGCTCTTTATCAACTTTGGGTACTGGCGCGACCATCCGACGACCCTGGATGAGGCCAGCCGCGATCTCGCCCGCCTGGTTGCCTCCAGCGCCGGGTTCACCGCTTCGGATGTCGTGGTCGACTGCGGGTGTGGCTACGGCGATCAGGACATTCTGTGGGCCAACGAGTTCAAGGTGAAGAAGATCACCGGGGTCAACATCGCCGAGGAGCAGATCGCGATCTCCACCGAGCGCGTGGCCGAGGCGGGCCTGTCCGACACCATCTCCTATGTCAAGGCCTCGGCGACCGACCTGCCGTTTGAGAACGAGTCCTGCACCAAGGTGGTGGCGCTGGAATCAGCGTTCCATTTCCCGTCGCGCATCGACTTTTTCCGTGAGGCGTTGCGGGTGCTCAAACCCGGCGGGCGTATGGTGACGGCGGACATCGTTCCGCGCCGCACCGCACTCACCGCGTTCGCGCGCAGCCAGGTGGCGCGGCGCGGTTGGCAGGGAGCCCCGGCGAACGCGGTGCCATGGGCGGTCGACGTACAAGGATACCGTGACTTGTTGCTGGACATGGGCTTTGCGCGCTCCGAGACATGGTCGATTGCCAATGATGTCTATCCGCCGCTGTCCAAGTTCCTCGGTAAGCGGCTGCGGCAACCGGATATGAAACACGTCAATCCGTTGCTGCGGGCCCAGTTCAACTCGGTGGGTATGCGGTTGTTCTCGTTGCACTCGGACTACATCGTGGCGGTGGCACACAAGGCGTAG